GACTCCGGTGTTCGAACGGGCGAAGCAGCACGGCGACAAGACCGTCGCCCTGACCTTCGACGCCGACATGACCTCGGACCAGGGGCCGCGCGCCGAAGCCGGGGAGCACTTCGACAACCCGCAGCTGATCTCGACGCTGCGCACCCTCAAGGTGCCGTCGACGGTCTTCATGACGGGCCGCTGGGCCGAGGAGTACCCCGACCAGGCGAAGGCAATCGGAACCGATCCGAACTTCGAGATCGCAAACCACTCGTACAGCCACCACGCCTTCACGTCCCCCTGCTACGGGCTGCCCGCACTCGACGCCGCCGCCGCCCGGGCCGACGTGGACCGCGCCTTCGCCGCCTTCCGTACGGCGGGGGCCGTCAACACCGTCCCGTACTTCCGCTTCCCCGGCGGCTGCTACGACGACCGGGCACTGCGCGCCCTGTCCACGGCCAGGGTCACGGCCGTGCAGTGGGACGTGGTGAGCGGCGACGCGTTCGCGAAGGATCCGGACGCGGTGGCCGAGCAGGTCCTCGCCGGGGTCAAGCCGGGCTCGGTGGTGGTCATGCACTGCACGCGCAGCGCCGCCCCGGTGACCGAGGAGGCCGTCCGCACGATCGTTCCGGAGCTGCGCAAGCGCGGCTACCGCTTCGTCAAGGTCTCCGAGCTGATGGGCACGTAGCGCGCGGTCGCGGTGGGCCGTCGCGCCGCCCGCCGTCCCGGAGGAGCGGGTCTCCGGGACGCTTCGGCCTCAGCCGGAGCAGGCGGTGCGCTGCGCGTCCTGCCACTCGCACACCGGGCACAGCACGACGCCCGGCGTCGCCACCCCGTACTCGGTCGGCTCGCCGCACTCCAGGCAGTCGGCGTACGGCGGCCCGGCCACCCGCCCGGCGGGGGCGGCCGGAGCGGGGCAGTACGACGGGTCCCGTTCCTGCCGGTCCTGTTCCTGCCGGTCCTGTTCCTGCTGGTCCATGTGGACGAGCGTACTCAGTGCGCGGCCGTCTCGGTGACCTCGCTCGGGCGGACGATGACGAAGCCCTCGCCGCGCAGCATCAGCTGGACGGCCTCGCCGGACCCGCCGCGGATCATCGAACCGGCGGACTGGGAGCGGTGCAGTGCGGTCTCCAGCCCGGCGCTCCAGCCGACCACCGCGTCCGTGTCCACGTAGACCGGGGCCTGGGCGGTGACCGGGATGATGATCGGGTGGCCGTCGCAGACCAGCGCGAGCCTGCCGGTGCCGGTGAAGACGCTGTTGAAGAGGCCCCCGCCGGCCAGCCCCGCGCCCTTCACCATCTTGATCTCGTAGGACAGGGTCGGGTCGAAGCAGAGCACGTTGCGGCCGTTGAGGGTGAGCCCGTCGCCCGGCTCCAGGTCGACGATGAAGCAGTTGCCGGCCTGGTGGGCGAACCAGGCCTCGCCCTGCCCGCGCACGGACATCAGGGCCAGGCCCTCGCCGGTCACGGCGCGCTTGAGCATGCCGCCTATGCCCTGCCCCTTGCGCTCGAACCGGAGGCTGCCGCGCCAGGCCACCATGGAGCCCTGGCGGGCCAGCATCTCGCCGTTGACCGCGTACTTCACCGACTTGGCGTTCTGCAGGGACATGCCGGGGGCGGTGGCCGGACCGGCGAGGTTCTCGGAAGCGAAAAGGTCACTCTTCATGCCTTCGATCCTCACCCGGGCCGAGGACCCTGGGCATCATCCCGAAGGCGGATGCTGGCATCCTTGACGGGATGAGCAGCCAGCACGCGCACGACGCCCCCGACGTGCCCGCCGTCGGGGCGGACAGCCCCTTCCGGCAGGAGCACGCCGCCCGCGACGAGGCCCCGCAGTTCGTCCTGCCGCTGGTGGTGCGGATCGAGAAGACCGCGCCCCCGGCCCGCACGGACGCGCTGGAGACGGCCGCCCGGGCGGTGCTGGTCCTGCTCTCCGACGAGCGGGCCCGGGGCACGGGCGAGTGGGCCGCGGCGGTCCGCGACTGGCAGGACGCCCGCATCCGCAAGGTGGTGCGGCGGGCCCGCGGCGCGGAGTGGCGCAAGGCGGAGACCCTGCCCGGTGTGACGGTGCACGGTGACACGGCGGAGGTCCGGGTCTTCCCTCCGGTGCCGCTCGACGGCTGGCCCCGGGAACTGGCCAAGCTCCAGGTCTCCGGCACCGACCTCGACGACCCCGGGCCGGTCCCGGCGGCCGACGCGGCGGAGCTGCCCGTGCTGTGGCTCAATCCCGACCTGGACATGTCCGCGGGCAAGGCCATGGCCCAGGCCGGGCACGGCGCACAGCTCGCCTGGTGGGAGCTGACGGGCCCGGAGCGGACCGCGTGGCAGGTCTCCGGCTTCCGGCTGGCCGTACGGACCGCTCCGCGCGAGCGCTGGGCGCAGCTGAGCGGCAGCGGGCTCCCGGTGGTCCGGGACGCGGGCTTCACGGAGATCGCCCCCGGCAGCCCGACCGTCATCGCCGACCACCCGTCCCTGCGCGCCCGCCGCTGAGGCCACGGCTCGGCGGCCCCGGCCCCGGCTCCGAGCCCCCGCACCCGCCACGCCCCGGCCCGCAGGTCACGGTTCGGGTGGGGGCGGAACCTCAAATGTTGCTCTGAACGTCCCTCCCGGCGGTTGGCCCGACTCCGTCGGGGCCATCACTCCCGGACAGGTTCGCAGAGAGGGGGCGGGGGACATGGAGCCCATGGCACGCCTGGGGACGGGCATCGGCTGGCGCCCGGAGATCGCGGAGGCCGTCGGGCGGCTGCCCGGGCTGGACTGGGTCGAGGTGGTGGCCGAGAACATCTGCCCGGGCCATCTCCCCGCCGAGCTGCTGCGGTTGCGCGAGCGCGGCGTACGGGTCGTGCCGCACGGGGTCTCGCTCGGCCTCGGTGGCGCCGACCGGCCCGATCCGGCGAAGCTGGCGGCGCTGGGCGAGCGGGCGCTGGCGCTGGGGTCGCCGCTGGTCAGCGAGCACATCGCCTTCGTCCGCACCACCTCCCCCGCGCTGGAGGCGGGTCACCTGCTGCCGGTGCCGCGCACCCGCGACGCGCTGGACGTGCTGTGCGAGAACGTGCGCATCGCGCAGGACGCGCTGCCCGTGCCGCTGGCGCTGGAGAACATCGCCGCACTGATCTCGTGGCCGGGCGAGGAGCTGACGGAGGGGCAGTTCCTGACGGAGCTGGTCGAGCGGACCGGCGTACGGCTGCTCGTCGACGTGGCCAACCTGCACACCAACCGGGTCAACCGGGGCGAGGACCCGGCGGCCGTGCTCGACGCGGTCCCGCTGGAGGCGCTGGCGTACGTGCACGTCGCGGGCGGTGTGGAACGCGACGGCGTCTGGCACGACACCCACGCGCACCCCGTGCCGCCGGTGGTGCTCGACCTGCTGGCCGCGCTGCGCTCGCGGGTGGACCCGCCCGGCGTCCTGCTGGAACGGGACGACGACTTCCCGCCGGAGGCGGAGCTCGCGGGCGAGCTGACGGCCATCCGCACGGCCCTGACGCCCACCGGCCGACCGACCGACCGCCGACCGACCGCCGCACCGGCCCCGGTGCGCCCGGCGGACGGCGGGCTGCCCGCCGCCGCGGTCGGGGAGGAGGTGCGCACCCGGCTGGGGATCGGGCAGGCCGCCGTGCTGTCGGCCCTGGTCGCCGGGACCCCCGTCCCCGAGGGCTTCGACCGGCGGCGGATGGCCGTGCAGGCCCGCGCCCTGGTCGCCAAGCGGGCCGGGGTGGTGGCCAGGACGGCCCCCGAACTGCCCGGCATCCTGGGCGGCCCGGCCCCGTACCGCGCGGCGTTCGCCGCGTACGCCAAGGGGCGCCCGATGGCCTCCGGGTACCGCCGGGACGCGCTGGCCTTCGCCGAGCACCTGCTGGTCCGGGACCTGCCGGCCGACCCGGCCGCCCGCCGCCGGCTCACCGCGTGGTGGCGGGAGCGGGCCGGGGCGCGCCCGCTCCGCGGTCCCCTGCGCCGGCTCCGCGCCCTGCTGGGGAGGGCCGCGTGAACCTCCTCGCCCTCGCCGTCTGGGTCGGCGTCCTCACCTCCTGCGTGCTGCTCGGGGCCGGCGTGCGCCGCAGCCGCCGCCCGGTGGGCGCGGGTGCGGGCGGCGGCGTCCACGATCTGTCCGAGGCCGCGTTCCTGTCGGGCGGGCCCGGCGGGATGGTGGACACCGCGCTGGTCGCCCTGCTGGGCGACGGCCGGCTGGCCGTCGGCGGTCCCGGGATCGTGCACGTACGGCCCGGGGCGCGGGCGGCCGGCCCCGCCGAGCGGGCCGTGCTCCAGGCGTACGGCGCGGCCCCGTCCGGCTGGCTCTACCAGGTGCGGTACGCCGCCATGCTGGACCCGGCCGTGCAGCGGACCGGTGACGCACTGGCCGCGCGCGGCCTGCTCGCCCCGCCCGGCGCCGGGCGGACCTGGCGGCGGTGGGGTCTGGCCCAGATCGTGGTGTGCGTGCTCCTGGTGCTGCTGTCGCTGCCCGTCAGTTTCTTCGCGTACCTGGTGCGGCCCGGCCCCCAGGTGCCGTTCGCCGTGGAGGTGCTGCCCGTCCTGGTGCTCGGGATCGTCGCCGGCCGGGTGTGCGCGACCCGGGCCCGCAACCGGCTGACCCCGGCCGGGGCGCGGGAGCTGCGCCGGGTGCGCGCCGCGTACCCGGGCGAGCAGGGTCCGTACGTGCAGACGGCGCTGTTCGGGCCGCGCGGCCTGCGCGACCCGTACCTGCGCGAGCAGTTGACGGCCGCCGCGCGCAGCACCCGGCTGGCCGCGGCGCAGGCCCGCGCGCGCGGGACGCGGGGCGGGCGCGCCTCCTCCGCCTCGGACTCCGTCCACGGAGCCGCCGCCGTCGGGCTCGTCCCGGTGTTCTGGTGCGCGGGCAGCGACGGGGGCGGGGGCGGATCGGGCTGCGGTTCGGGCAGTTGCGCCTCGGGCTCGAACTGCGGCTCCTCGGGCGGCGGGTGCGGCGGCTCCGGCGGGTCGAGCTGCTCCGGGGGCTCCGGCTGCGGCGGGTCCGGCTGCGGGTCGTCGGGGTAGGGCTGCGGCCGTGCGGCGCGGGCGGGTGGTGGCGGCCGGGCACGGCGGCGGGGTACGGCAACCGGGGGCGGATCGCGCGGCAACGGGGCCACGGGGGCCGACACCGGCCGATGATCCTTTACAGCGGCCCGGTCCCGGCATCTGATCGGACCTTCGGACCAGTCGAAGGGACCGCCGTGCGCACGACGCCCGCCACCCGCACCTCCCGCCCGGTGCCGCTGGCGCGCGCGGCCCTCGCGGTGGCGCTCTGTCTCGCCCCGTGCGCGCCGGGCGTCGCCCGCGCCGCGACCCGCGACGTCCCGGCGCCCGCCACCGCCGCGGCGGAGTCGGCCGCGGACGCCGGTGCCGAACGCGCCGCCCGCCGCGCGGCCGGGGCCGCCGCCGCACCTGGACGGGACGGGGACCGGCTCCGCTTCGGGCCGTGCCCCGCCGTCGAGCGGCTGCCCGACCCCGTCGAGTGCGCGACGCTGCGCGTCCCGCTCGACTACGCCCGCCCCGGCGGCCCGCTGATCCCCCTCACCGTCAGCCGGGCCCGCGCCACCGGCGCCCGCGGCGCCGCCCGGCAGGGCGCCCTGGTCCACAACCCCGGCGGCCCCGGCGCCTCCGGCATGTACTTCCCGCTCGTCGCCGGGCTGGCCGGCTGGGAGCGGATCTCCGCCGCGTACGACCTCGTCGGCTACGCCCCGCGCGGCGTCGGCCGCTCCGCCCCGCTGTCCTGCCAGGACCCCGCGGTGCGCGCCCAGGGCCCCACCCAGGTGCCGGTGCGGCCCTCCGCCGCGTACAAGCGGCAGCGCGTCGAGGCGGCCCGGGCCTACGGCCGGGGGTGCGCGGAGCGGGCCGGGGCCGCCCTCGCCCAGTACACGACCCTGAACAACGTCCGCGACCTGCACGTGCTGCGGGCCGCGCTCGGCGAGCGGAAGCTGAACTTCCTGGGCTCCTCGTACGGCACGTACCTCGGCGCGGTCTACGCCGCCCGCCATCCCGACCGGGTCCGGCGGATGGTCCTGGACTCGGCGGTCGACCCCGACCCGGGCCGCGTCTGGTACCGCGACAACCTCGCCCAGGGGCCCGCCTTCGAGCGGCGCTGGTACGACTTCCGCTCCTGGACGGCCCGCCACCACGACGTCTACGGCCTCGGCGCCACCCCCGAGGCCGTGGGCGCGAGTTACGAGCGCGTCCGCGCCGCCGTGGCCCGTACGCCGGCGGGCGGCGTCGTCGGGACGGGCGAACTCCAGGCCGCCTACCTCCAGGCCGCCTACTACGACGACGTGTGGCCGGAGCGGGCCGCGGCCCTCGCCGCGTTCCTGCGCGGCGACCCGGACCCGCTGGCCGGCCAGGCGGCCCCGGACCCGGCTGCGGCGCCCGCGGCGGAGGCGGAGAACGCGGCGGCGGTCTACACGGCGGTGCTGTGCAACGACGCGCCCTGGCCCGCCGACTGGGAGACCTGGGACCGCGACACCACCGAACTGGCCCGCACGGCCCCCTTCGAGGCCTGGGCCAACACGTTCCTGAACCTGCCGTGCGCGTACTGGCCGGTGCGCGACCGGCAGCGCCCCGACCCCGTGGGGCCCCCGCCGGCGGCGGGGCCCCGGCTGCCCCGGACGCTCGTCGTGGCGGCGGAACGCGACGGGGCCACTCCGTACCGGGGGGCGCTGGAGCTCCAGCGGCGCCTGGGCGGCGAGGCCGCGCTGGTCACGGAGGAGGGGTCCGGCAGCCACGGGGTGGTCGGGGGGCGCAACGCGTGCGTGGACCGCCATGTGGAGCGGTACCTGCTGAAGGGTGACACCTCGGGGTGGCGTGTCACGTGTGCGCCGCATCCGGAGCCCGCACCGGTGTCGCTGGACGACCGGGCGGCGCGTGCCCGTGGGGCACTGCCGCCGCCGGTGGTCTGAACTTCCGGGCGGGGGCTCCGGCTGCGTCGATTCGGGGGCTGGGCCTCCCGATCACCGGAGGAAGCGGTCGGTCCTCCGGTCCGTCCCCCCAGGGGAGGTATCAGGCGAGCCCGGCCACCAGATCGGCGACGGACTTGCGGCGCCCGGTGTAGAAGGGCACCTCTTCACGGACGTGCATGCGGGCCTCGGAGGCGCGCAGGTGACGCATGAGGTCGACGATGCGGTACAGCTCGTCGGCCTCGAAGGCCAGCATCCACTCGTAGTCGCCGAGCGAGAAGGAGGCGACGGTGTTGGCGCGGACGTCCGGGTAGCCGCGGGCCATCATGCCGTGGTCCTTGAGCATGCGGCGACGGTCCTCGTCGGGCAGCAGGTACCAGTCGTAGCTGCGCACGAACGGGTACACGCTGACGTAGTCGCGCGGGTTCTCGTCGGCCAGGAAGGCCGGGATGTGAGACTTGTTGAACTCGGCCGGGCGGTGCAGGGCCATGTTCGACCACACCGGCTCCAGCGCGCGGCCCAGCCGGGTGCGGCGGAAGAGGTTGTACGCGCTCTGCAGCTCGTCCGAGGTCTCCGCGTGCCACCAGATCATGACGTCCGCGTCGGCGCGCAGGCCGGAGACGTCGTAGGTGCCGCGGACGGTGATGTCCTTGGCGGCCAGCTGGTCGAACAGCTCCTGGACCTCGTCGGCGTAGCCGGTGCGGTCCTCGGGCAGGACGTCCTTCAGCTTGAAGACGGACCACAGGGTGTAGCGGATGACCTCGTTGAGGTCCTTCGCCTTCTTCCCCGCGTTGGGAATCTTCTCTGGTGCAGTCATGCGTCCATTGTCCCGTGTGCTGATCAGTGGTCCGAGCCAGGGGTGCCGATCGCGGCGGTCACCGCGTCCGCGGCCAGGCCCGCGCTCGCGATGCACGCCGGGATGCCGACCCCGTCGTAGAGCGCGCCGCACACCGCGAGCCCGGGCAGGGCCGCGACGGAGGCGCGGATGCGGGCCACCCGGTCCAGGTGGCCCACCGGGTACTGGGGCAGGCCGGCGTCCCAGCGCGTGACGGCCCGGGCGACCGGGCGGGCGGCGAGGCCCACGGCCTCGCCGAGGTCGGCGAGCGAGACGTCGACGAGGTCGGCGTCGTCACGGCCCAGGTCCTTCTCGTCCCCGTGCCGGCCCACGGAGGTGCGCAGCAGGAACAGGTCCGGATCGGCGCCCGCCCAGGCCCACTTGTTGCTGGAGAAGGTGGAGGCCTTGATCGTACGGCCGTCCACGGGCGGGACCAGGAAGCCGCTGGCACCGCCCCCGGTGACGGAGGCGGGCAGGTCCGCGGTGCGGAAGGCCATGGTGACCAGGGCCATCGAGGCGTAGGAGACCCCGTCGAGCTCGGCGGCGGCGGCCGGTGCGAGCGCGGCGAGCAGCCGCGCGGCCGGTCCGGCCGGGGTGGCCAGGATCACCCCGTCGGCGTCGATGGCCTCGCCGCCGGCCACGACGCGCCATCCTCCGGCGGCCGTACGGACGAGCTCGCGGGCGGGGGTGTCGAGCAGGATGCGCGCTCCGGCGGCGCGGCAGGCGTCGGCGACGGCGGCCGGGAGCCGGCCGATCCCGCCGTCGATGCCGGCGAAGACGGGGCCGGCCGCCTGCGGCTGCCGGGCGGCGCGGCGCTGCACGTCCCGTACGGCGTCGCCGAGCAGGGCGTGCGTACGGGCGGCCGCGAAGAGCTGGGGGACGGCGGCGCGCAGGGAGATGCGGTAGGCGTCGCCCGCGTAGACGCCGCCGAGCAGCGGTTCCACCAGCCGGTCGACGACCTCGTGGCCGAGCCGGGCGGCGACGAACGCGCCGACGGCCACGTCCTCGCCGATCTCGGCGGGCGGCAGGTCGCGTTCGGCCCCGATGCGGGCCAGGCCCTCCGGGGAGAGGACGCCGGAGGCGGCGAGCGGGGCCGGGTCGCCGGGGACGCCCATGACGTGGCCGCGCGGCATGGGCCGCAGCGCGCCCCGGGTCCAGAGGTGGGCGGTGGCGGTGGCGGGGGGTTGGAGGGCGTCGCCGAGGCCGACGGCCCGGGCGAGGCCGACGGCTTCGGGGCGGCGGGCGAGGACGGATTCGGCGCCGAGGTCGACGGGGGCTCCGGCGAGCTCGCCGGAGCGCAGTTTGCCGCCGAGCCGGGGGCCGGCCTCCAGCAGGGTGACGCGGACCCCGTCGGCGAGCAGCCGGTGGGCCGCCGCGAGGCCGGCGATGCCGCCGCCGATGACGACGACGTGGCCGTGGGGGGCGGCGGGGGCTCCGGGGCCGCCCGGCCGGTCCGTACGCGTGTCCGCTTCGTGCATGGGCACATCGTCTCAGACCGCCCGCCGAGGCCGGACCGTGACCGCATCGAGGCCGGGCCGGAACCGGGAGGGCGAAACCCGGGCGGGGGTCGCGCACGTCGAAACGGCGACAGTCGGAGCGGCGGGCGCCGAAGGGCGCCCGCCGCCGTGCACCGGGGGGTTCACCACCATGCTCAGCTCACGCGGACACCGTCCGGCGGCCGCCCTGGCCGCCCTCGCCCTGGCCGGGGCGCTCGCGCTCACCGGATGTTCGGCCGGCGCCGACTCCAAGGCCGACAGCGGGCCGGCCGCAGCCGACCGGGGGGCCGCAGCGCCGCGGGAGGGTGCGGCGGCCCCCGGCGCGCCG
Above is a window of Streptomyces subrutilus DNA encoding:
- the hemG gene encoding protoporphyrinogen oxidase; this encodes MHEADTRTDRPGGPGAPAAPHGHVVVIGGGIAGLAAAHRLLADGVRVTLLEAGPRLGGKLRSGELAGAPVDLGAESVLARRPEAVGLARAVGLGDALQPPATATAHLWTRGALRPMPRGHVMGVPGDPAPLAASGVLSPEGLARIGAERDLPPAEIGEDVAVGAFVAARLGHEVVDRLVEPLLGGVYAGDAYRISLRAAVPQLFAAARTHALLGDAVRDVQRRAARQPQAAGPVFAGIDGGIGRLPAAVADACRAAGARILLDTPARELVRTAAGGWRVVAGGEAIDADGVILATPAGPAARLLAALAPAAAAELDGVSYASMALVTMAFRTADLPASVTGGGASGFLVPPVDGRTIKASTFSSNKWAWAGADPDLFLLRTSVGRHGDEKDLGRDDADLVDVSLADLGEAVGLAARPVARAVTRWDAGLPQYPVGHLDRVARIRASVAALPGLAVCGALYDGVGIPACIASAGLAADAVTAAIGTPGSDH
- a CDS encoding aminoacyl-tRNA hydrolase, with product MSSQHAHDAPDVPAVGADSPFRQEHAARDEAPQFVLPLVVRIEKTAPPARTDALETAARAVLVLLSDERARGTGEWAAAVRDWQDARIRKVVRRARGAEWRKAETLPGVTVHGDTAEVRVFPPVPLDGWPRELAKLQVSGTDLDDPGPVPAADAAELPVLWLNPDLDMSAGKAMAQAGHGAQLAWWELTGPERTAWQVSGFRLAVRTAPRERWAQLSGSGLPVVRDAGFTEIAPGSPTVIADHPSLRARR
- a CDS encoding DUF692 domain-containing protein, whose product is MARLGTGIGWRPEIAEAVGRLPGLDWVEVVAENICPGHLPAELLRLRERGVRVVPHGVSLGLGGADRPDPAKLAALGERALALGSPLVSEHIAFVRTTSPALEAGHLLPVPRTRDALDVLCENVRIAQDALPVPLALENIAALISWPGEELTEGQFLTELVERTGVRLLVDVANLHTNRVNRGEDPAAVLDAVPLEALAYVHVAGGVERDGVWHDTHAHPVPPVVLDLLAALRSRVDPPGVLLERDDDFPPEAELAGELTAIRTALTPTGRPTDRRPTAAPAPVRPADGGLPAAAVGEEVRTRLGIGQAAVLSALVAGTPVPEGFDRRRMAVQARALVAKRAGVVARTAPELPGILGGPAPYRAAFAAYAKGRPMASGYRRDALAFAEHLLVRDLPADPAARRRLTAWWRERAGARPLRGPLRRLRALLGRAA
- a CDS encoding polysaccharide deacetylase family protein produces the protein MSVRKVAAVAVLGAALAGCGGGTGASDAGRGARMGTPAASAPAAPSSTSPSAASSAAPQPGAPAKVPTLAPGQGGLTPVFERAKQHGDKTVALTFDADMTSDQGPRAEAGEHFDNPQLISTLRTLKVPSTVFMTGRWAEEYPDQAKAIGTDPNFEIANHSYSHHAFTSPCYGLPALDAAAARADVDRAFAAFRTAGAVNTVPYFRFPGGCYDDRALRALSTARVTAVQWDVVSGDAFAKDPDAVAEQVLAGVKPGSVVVMHCTRSAAPVTEEAVRTIVPELRKRGYRFVKVSELMGT
- the hemQ gene encoding hydrogen peroxide-dependent heme synthase, with translation MTAPEKIPNAGKKAKDLNEVIRYTLWSVFKLKDVLPEDRTGYADEVQELFDQLAAKDITVRGTYDVSGLRADADVMIWWHAETSDELQSAYNLFRRTRLGRALEPVWSNMALHRPAEFNKSHIPAFLADENPRDYVSVYPFVRSYDWYLLPDEDRRRMLKDHGMMARGYPDVRANTVASFSLGDYEWMLAFEADELYRIVDLMRHLRASEARMHVREEVPFYTGRRKSVADLVAGLA
- a CDS encoding alpha/beta fold hydrolase produces the protein MRTTPATRTSRPVPLARAALAVALCLAPCAPGVARAATRDVPAPATAAAESAADAGAERAARRAAGAAAAPGRDGDRLRFGPCPAVERLPDPVECATLRVPLDYARPGGPLIPLTVSRARATGARGAARQGALVHNPGGPGASGMYFPLVAGLAGWERISAAYDLVGYAPRGVGRSAPLSCQDPAVRAQGPTQVPVRPSAAYKRQRVEAARAYGRGCAERAGAALAQYTTLNNVRDLHVLRAALGERKLNFLGSSYGTYLGAVYAARHPDRVRRMVLDSAVDPDPGRVWYRDNLAQGPAFERRWYDFRSWTARHHDVYGLGATPEAVGASYERVRAAVARTPAGGVVGTGELQAAYLQAAYYDDVWPERAAALAAFLRGDPDPLAGQAAPDPAAAPAAEAENAAAVYTAVLCNDAPWPADWETWDRDTTELARTAPFEAWANTFLNLPCAYWPVRDRQRPDPVGPPPAAGPRLPRTLVVAAERDGATPYRGALELQRRLGGEAALVTEEGSGSHGVVGGRNACVDRHVERYLLKGDTSGWRVTCAPHPEPAPVSLDDRAARARGALPPPVV
- a CDS encoding AIM24 family protein — encoded protein: MKSDLFASENLAGPATAPGMSLQNAKSVKYAVNGEMLARQGSMVAWRGSLRFERKGQGIGGMLKRAVTGEGLALMSVRGQGEAWFAHQAGNCFIVDLEPGDGLTLNGRNVLCFDPTLSYEIKMVKGAGLAGGGLFNSVFTGTGRLALVCDGHPIIIPVTAQAPVYVDTDAVVGWSAGLETALHRSQSAGSMIRGGSGEAVQLMLRGEGFVIVRPSEVTETAAH
- a CDS encoding TIGR04222 domain-containing membrane protein codes for the protein MNLLALAVWVGVLTSCVLLGAGVRRSRRPVGAGAGGGVHDLSEAAFLSGGPGGMVDTALVALLGDGRLAVGGPGIVHVRPGARAAGPAERAVLQAYGAAPSGWLYQVRYAAMLDPAVQRTGDALAARGLLAPPGAGRTWRRWGLAQIVVCVLLVLLSLPVSFFAYLVRPGPQVPFAVEVLPVLVLGIVAGRVCATRARNRLTPAGARELRRVRAAYPGEQGPYVQTALFGPRGLRDPYLREQLTAAARSTRLAAAQARARGTRGGRASSASDSVHGAAAVGLVPVFWCAGSDGGGGGSGCGSGSCASGSNCGSSGGGCGGSGGSSCSGGSGCGGSGCGSSG